The Glycine soja cultivar W05 chromosome 9, ASM419377v2, whole genome shotgun sequence sequence cttgaatttgaaattgaatttgtggagccaaattttggagccaaaatttcactaattatgattagtgaatttcagttatggttcagcccactaatccaatatcaagtccaagattctccactaagtgtgtttaggtgtcatgagacatgtaaaacatgaagaacatgcgcaaagtgtgactatatgatgtgttAATGGGGTGGAGcaaacaaatgctcacctcccctctaaaatttaattggattgggcttctcccaattcaattaaatttatttcccaacatgCACATCagatattcacttaatgcatgtaaaattacaaaactacctctaatacaaaaactagtttaggtgccctaaaatataatggctgaaaaatcctacatttctagggtaccctacttacattatggagccctaaaggaccaaaaataataaaatcttattttaatatatacaaagatatgtgggctcatacttagcccatgggcccgaaatctccCCTGAGACTCGTGAGAACCCTAAaatcttctcttgcatctcttaCCAATATACTTGGAATCTTCCATCTAATGCCTTTGAGGGTTAGGATTACATGGTattcacaaattttatattattaattaatgtaatttcattaaaatgataattaatttccataaattaatgcaatttatttatgttacttaatgtaattaatgtattaatatataatatataggaTTTGTAAGTTAACCAAATCTCTATTAAACATCACATCATGATAAGTGTCATACGGACTTCTATATAATCGACACATATACTTTGAACCATTAAAGTTGACATCTAATTGTCACATGGATACTATATCAAAGAAGGTattcacaaattttatattatttgaatagATTAGATTAAGCTtgttaacaattaaataattttaaaagaatatttgtcACGTGGATAATAAACAAACACGTGTCTATCAACTTTTacataatatttaaatcaaCATTTGAAATTCATCACAAGGATGCAAATtacgaattttttaaaattgaaaaatcaaatatctcaattaaaaaataaaaaaactaaaaacacaagaaaaaaaaaaaaacaaaaattacattttaacctATTTGATTTTTGGTAtccttacattttttattttttttatttctcacactttattgttttattaaaataacaaaacatgataataagttgtttttattttcaaaatttaattaaggaaagataatattttttgtcctttCACGTTAATCCCTACTATCATCAGAATTCCTCTCTTCCCCTTAAATCTCTTGGAAGAAAATCTTCTTTCCCTTAAACCTCTTCAAAGAAAAATTGACGGCGCGAAATCAAGTGCGTAAGCGTAAGCGACTTCACCTATCGTTTTTTTTTGGCCGAGTTACTTCACCTTTCGTTTTCACTTCCCAATTTCTTCTCTGTGAATTTTCGTGCCTAAAAAAACACCCAATTCTGCATCCATTCCTTCCTTCATACTCCTGCCTCTGATTTTGCACCTTCTCCAATTTTCTCAGCGTCCTCATTCTTGTAAAACTGATTTCAGTGGTtagctttctttctcttttctccccCCGCCCCCCTTtgtcattattttttgaatgtGTAGTTTGGACATAATTCATCGGGTGTTTGTTTCCTGTGTGATACgataattttttagatttttttttgttcttttaatttgttttagtaaAATGCTTAGTTTTTGGGGTATATGGGTTGAGGGGAGTGATATATTGAATGGAAGAACACAGGAAGAGAAGGAGAAATAGATGTGACAAATGAATTATAGGAAGagaaatgatgtgaaaatgtgttGAAAGAAGTGaatatatgatgatgatgatgattgctCTTTGTTTTAATGGATTCTTGtggttgtttttcttttctttttaatcagaAAGAGCATGGATGATCATTAAATAACGCATAAATGGTCATGGAGTAGTAAAAGTGATAGTagaactttttgtttttctttcttatgcttcttgagatttttattttgttaaaatccTGTTGTTATTGCGAAACTATGGAATGGACATCAATTTGATATATTTGTAGAATTAGCAGTGTGCTTTGTGATATATTATGGGTAATTTGTGTGTCTGTGGATATTGACAAAATTGTAGATTTTTATATTAGGCTAATGTTGCTAAGATGCACTGTTGTTAAATAGCAGTTATAGTGGAACTATAGTGCTATTGCATTGGGGAAATCCTTAGATCCATTATTGCGACTCTGTCCGCTAATGCGCTGCTATGATATATAGTGCATTATTAGCTTTCTGCCATTTTTTGCATTCTGCAATTGACAGCACTGCTAAGATGCAAGGCAGGTTTGAAGATTTGTCTCATCTTGGGCTGGGTGGGCATAGCAGTAGCACTTTAGCACTTGTTTTTTGAGAGTATGAGATAAATAATGGTGGTTGAAtacttgaattattttaaaaaaaacttgactaAGGAGGTCTGCACATGTGTTGATTGTTCCTGTCCTTGTAAAGGTGGCCCTTCTTAACCCTTACTCCGCTTTGTTTAAAGGAAAAGGATTACATGGGTGGGTATGGTGGAACTCATCAAGAGTTTCAGGTTGGTAGCAACTGTTCTATTTGCAACATTTTGAATTTGTCTCTTTGTGTTGTTAGGTTCGTTTGAAATATCGCAAAATCTGAATGGCATGTCAGCCTGCCATCTGTTTTTGTAAGTTGTTTTGGAAGTGTCAGTATTTGTGTTGGGACTCTAAATATGATGATAGTGATAATATGTCATCCTTTTTCTTATTAAACCTGAATGTTTTTCAAAAACAGGATTAGGTTGAGGATTCAATATGGTTTGACTGATTTAGTCTGGTTTTGAGTTATcggattactttttttttttggaaggcgaaatatatattatattattgatttaGATAAAACAGTACAAGTGGTACTGAACAAAGAAAATACAAAGCACCTCTGGTGCTGCCTCCCAAAATAACCCAAACTAACCCATCAAGAGAACATCACCACATAGGTTAACCAAAGGACTCCGATATATTAGAGGACCAATGGTTGAAACTAATGTTGAAGCCTTTCTCTCTAGCTTTTAGCCAAGACCAAGCTGTAAACATAGCCTCCTCCATGACTTTAGAGTAATCAAAAGGCTTTCCTTGAAAGATCAAGATATTCCTATGGTGCCATATGGTACTAGTTAGAGCAAcccaccacccacaccatctGCTTTGATTTATATTAAATGGTTCAATGGGTTGATGCTGATTGCAAACTCCTGGTGGTAGTGAGACTAGTGTGTTCCGTTTGCTTTCTAAACCAATGGAGGCCTAAGAATGTTTTTGTATCTCTTTTCCAATCCCTCCCTTAATCTCACATGAATGCTGTAGCCATGTCAATTTATGAACTGCTTCATGTTCAAATGCTTATTCACAGATTAGGAGGTTTCAAAATAGAAATGACTGGGACTGAGGCTGAATCTCGGAAGAGGGACATAGATGAATTTGGAAGCCACACTCATTTTCCAGAATCAAAAGAAATGAGTCCAGAGAAGACTTGCTTGGCCCATAGCCCTGTATCCAGTAGTAGCTTCAACAAGGGCTTTTTTGACAATGAGGAGACACTACATAGAGAGATCATTAGGGACCTGGGAGTTTCCTTTGCTGAGATCACCACTACTGAAGACAACAATGCCTCTGCAGATATTAACAGTAGAATAACCTCTACATCAGCAGGAGTGATGGGTATGAAGTCCATGGAGCCATGAATATTCTGTCATTCAACTCTAGAGGCTTGGGAAGTGGGGTCAAAAGGTCAGCTATTAGGAAGCTAACCTTGGCTCATAATGTCGATATTCTTTGTATCCAGGAAACCAAAAGGGAGTccattgataaaaaattatgccAATATCTATGGGGGGATGATAATGCATCATGGGAGTTTGCTCCTTCTAATAATGCAGCAGGAGGACTCCTTTGTATCTGGAATAATGAAGCTTTCATGGTGGATAGAAGGGTAGTAGGCAGAGGATTCATTTTGCTGGAAGGTACATGGACTAAAGACAATAAGAAGGTGTATATCACCAATGTCTATGCCCCCTGTGATCTACAACGAAGAAGAGATCAGTGGGAAGAGCTTAAACACcttaaagctctttatcatgaTGGCCCATGGTGCTTATTGGGTGATTTTAATTCTATAAGACACCAACAAGAGAGAATGAGCTCATCCCAATCTGTGGGGAGCTCCACTAATATCTCTGAGTTTAATTCGTGGATAGCTGACATGGATGTTGAGGAGGTTAGGTCAGTTGGGAGATGCTTCACCTGGTGCAGACCCAATGGAACAGTTATGAGCAAACTGGATAGGTTCCTTCTTTCAGATGAATGGCTGTCACTTTGGCCAGATACTACATAGTTTGTGTTGGATAGAGACTTCTCTGACCATTGTCCCATCCTTTTGAGGTCTAGAATCATGGATTGGGGGCCCAAACCGCTCAAGGTCATGGATTGGTGGTTGAAGGACAAAGGTTTTCAGAATATGGTGGTTCACAGCTGGGGAAATTATCACCCTAGTGGCTGGGGTGGCTATGTTCTTAAGCAGAAATTAAAGTTCCTCAAACAATGCATAAGACAATGGAGCTCACAGAATGGGTCAGTCACTGTTAGAAAGATAAACGAtctaaaaaagaagctaaatGACATGGAGGCAGGTAATAATGCTTCAACAATAACCCAAGATGAAGTTCAGCTCAAGAAATCCTTGCAGGAACAGCTGTGGAGTGCAGCTCTTGCCTATGTATCCATGCTTAGGCAAAAATCCAGAGTGAAGTGGATAAGAGAAGGGGATAGAAACTCATCCTATTTCCACAGAATCATCAATCATAGAAGGAGGGTAAATGCTTTTCAAGGCCTGTGCATTGATGGGGGGTGGATTCATGAGCCTAGCAATGTCAAGATTGCAGTTCTTCAGCATTTCAAAGAAAGATTCTCAGAACAGAATCATTGCAGACCAACCCTGGATGGGATTCAGTTTACT is a genomic window containing:
- the LOC114368316 gene encoding uncharacterized protein LOC114368316 codes for the protein MNILSFNSRGLGSGVKRSAIRKLTLAHNVDILCIQETKRESIDKKLCQYLWGDDNASWEFAPSNNAAGGLLCIWNNEAFMVDRRVVGRGFILLEGTWTKDNKKVYITNVYAPCDLQRRRDQWEELKHLKALYHDGPWCLLGDFNSIRHQQERMSSSQSVGSSTNISEFNSWIADMDVEEVRSVGRCFTWCRPNGTVMSKLDRFLLSDEWLSLWPDTT